The Arachis hypogaea cultivar Tifrunner chromosome 16, arahy.Tifrunner.gnm2.J5K5, whole genome shotgun sequence genome contains a region encoding:
- the LOC112758958 gene encoding protein SODIUM POTASSIUM ROOT DEFECTIVE 2 codes for MKGIDIFCASQSSTAISHAMEQASSSSSSSNTFHLGGRALDRHNPIIMDSRRTPSRDFTLPPTPSSVDPKPGHHDLQKGKKKSSSSSSSPSSSSSSSSKRSSRKGHDKKKSVTENKVTEHFTNNHSSKAIDSVVRRSWVTPAGSSRYLLSDISDYDPVLALNTSNINVDDDKKKGHQVVHNQDETIKHHHASNSKPSSSSSAPKSASSNQVVVLRVSLHCKGCEGKVRKHLSRMQGVTSFNIDFAAKKVTVVGDVTPLSVLASISKVKNAQFWPPPPSGSASNLESRKRNLA; via the exons ATGAAAGGCATTGATATCTTCTGCGCTTCACAATCCTCAACAGCCATATCTCATGCCATGGAACaagcctcctcttcttcttcttcttccaacacCTTCCATCTCGGTGGCAGGGCCCTCGACCGCCACAACCCCATCATCATGGATTCTAGAAGAACACCTTCTAGAGACTTCACTCTCCCACCGACTCCCTCTTCCGTTGACCCCAAACCTGGCCACCATGATCTCCAAAAGGGTAagaaaaaatcatcatcatcgtcttcttctccttcttcttcttcttcttcttcttctaagagAAGTTCAAGAAAGGGTCATGATAAGAAAAAGAGTGTGACAGAGAATAAGGTGACTGAACATTTTACCAACAATCACTCTTCAAAGGCCATTGATAGTGTTGTGAGAAGGAGTTGGGTCACTCCTGCTGGTTCATCAAGGTATCTGCTAAGTGACATATCAGATTATGATCCTGTTTTGGCTCTAAATACTTCTAATATTAATGTTGATGATGATAAAAAGAAGGGTCATCAAGTTGTTCATAATCAAGATGAAACAATAAAACATCATCATGCATCTAATTCTAAACCCTCCAGCTCCTCCTCTGCTCCAAAATCTGCTTCGTCAAACCAG GTTGTGGTATTAAGGGTTTCTCTACATTGCAAAGGTTGTGAAGGCAAAGTGAGGAAGCATCTCTCTAGAATGcaag GAGTTACATCCTTCAACATAGATTTTGCGGCAAAGAAGGTGACAGTAGTTGGGGATGTGACTCCATTGAGTGTATTGGCAAGCATATCAAAGGTTAAGAATGCACAATTTTGGCCACCACCACCTTCTGGATCCGCTAGTAATCTAgaatcaagaaaaagaaacttGGCCTAA
- the LOC112758957 gene encoding UDP-glucuronic acid decarboxylase 1 translates to MKQLHKQSSMSHHHRRDEEMQGSHASQPYSPKSQKHNRSLPRSINYLLREQRLIFILVGILIGSTFFIIQPTLSRLGPQDSKPFIPGSGGVVHRSDELVVPRARVGRVPVGVSSRRLRIVVTGGAGFVGSHLVDRLIERGNDVIVIDNFFTGRKENLVHLFGDHRFELIRHDVVEPILLEVDQIYHLACPASPVHYKYNPVKTIKTNVMGTLNMLGLAKRIGARFLLTSTSEVYGDPLEHPQKETYWGNVNPIGERSCYDEGKRTAETLAMDYHRGAGVEVRIARIFNTYGPRMCLDDGRVVSNFVAQAIRKQPMTVYGDGKQTRSFQYVSDLVNGLMALMDGEHVGPFNLGNPGEFTMLELAEVVKQTIDPSATIEFKPNTADDPHMRKPDISKAKELLNWEPKISLRDGLPRMVSDFRNRILNEDESKGM, encoded by the exons aTGAAGCAGTTACACAAGCAATCAAGCATGAGTCACCACCACAGGCGCGACGAAGAGATGCAGGGTTCGCACGCGTCGCAACCGTACTCCCCGAAATCGCAGAAGCACAATAGATCCCTCCCCAGATCCATCAACTACCTTCTCCGAGAGCAGCGCCTCATCTTCATCCTTGTCGGAATCCTCATCGGCTCCACCTTCTTCATCATCCAGCCCACCCTCTCCCGTCTCGGTCCACAGGACTCCAAGCCATTCATCCCTGGATCCGGCGGCGTCGTCCACCGCAGTGACGAGCTCGTCGTTCCTCGCGCCAGGGTCGGCAGGGTCCCCGTCGGTGTCAGCTCACGCCGCTTGAGGATTGTAGTCACCGGCGGAGCCGGTTTTGTCGGTAGCCACCTCGTGGACAGGCTTATCGAGCGGGGGAATGACGTCATCGTCATCGATAATTTCTTCACCGGGAGGAAGGAGAATCTGGTGCACTTGTTCGGGGACCACAGGTTCGAGCTCATAAGGCACGATGTCGTGGAACCGATCCTTCTAGAAGTGGATCAGATCTACCACTTGGCTTGCCCTGCTTCGCCGGTGCACTATAAGTACAATCCCGTCAAGACTATCA AGACGAATGTGATGGGAACTCTGAACATGCTTGGCCTTGCGAAGCGTATTGGAGCGAGGTTTCTGCTTACTAGTACTAGTGAGGTGTATGGTGATCCGCTGGAGCATCCTCAGAAGGAGACTTACTGGGGAAATGTGAATCCAATTG GTGAGAGGAGTTGCTATGATGAAGGGAAGCGCACTGCTGAAACCTTAGCCATGGATTATCATCGAGGTGCTGGTGTTGAG GTTCGCATTGCTCGGATTTTCAACACATATGGACCCCGCATGTGTTTAGATGATGGACGTGTTGTTAGCAATTTTGTTGCGCAG GCTATTCGCAAACAGCCGATGACTGTATATGGTGATGGGAAGCAAACAAGAAGCTTTCAATACGTCTCTGATTTG GTTAATGGGTTGATGGCTTTGATGGACGGAGAACATGTCGGACCTTTCAACCTCGGTAACCCAGGGGAGTTTACTATGTTGGAGCTCGCCGAG GTTGTTAAACAAACAATTGATCCAAGTGCTACAATAGAATTCAAACCGAATACTGCTGATGATCCACATATGAGGAAGCCAGATATTAGCAAAGCAAAAGAACTGCTGAACTGGGAGCCGAAAATCTCACTGAGAGATGGGTTGCCTCGTATGGTCAGCGATTTCCGGAATCGGATTTTGAATGAAGATGAATCAAAGGGGATGTAG
- the LOC112756964 gene encoding serine/threonine-protein phosphatase 7 long form homolog — translation MLTCNHPVPPNRYNDRAEVLLRLTGFYHASQIGVVQCQKALVNALIERWHPETHTFHLLIGECAVTLEDVALILGLPTDGLPVIGMTMSSFEALEVECLIQFGVAPRKSDCRGSCIKHTWLRDLKENLELTDDISIQRYVRCHIMLLIGTILFGDKSGAGVHWKFLPLLRDFVSIGQYSWGAACLAHLYRALCRASRFNCKEIDGPLTLLLGWAWIRLPYLSPLPREPRSFSLANRWRNWERGDQRYRYLKLAHFRKAFDELQEGQFVWVPYAVDHVDPNIIPPEIYMQSVVWSATVPLVSFECIEWHATDRFRRQFGFVQGLPNQERNLEKAHGEVLTSPKNLNWATAPSHSIWVMHWSNRYNYVLSELPMPSQHPLDSYMHWYRSKFGDHLNLSNLVGQENDEGDQDMDEGDQDMDEDNQDTDEGS, via the exons atgttgACTTGTAATCACCCAGTTCCTCCGAATCGGTACAACGATAGGGCGGAGGTCCTTTTACGACTTACAGGTTTTTATCATGCATCGCAGATTGGGGTAGTGCAGTGTCAGAAAGCATTGGTGAATGCTCTGATCGAACGTTGGCACCCGGAAACACATACGTTTCACCTTCTCATTGGTGAATGTGCCGTGACTCTTGAAGATGTGGCTCTAATTCTTGGTCTTCCCACTGATGGTCTTCCAGTCATAGGGATGACAATGAGTAGTTTTGAAGCGTTGGAGGTGGAgtgtttgattcaatttggagttgCACCGCGTAAGTCGGATTGTAGAGGTAGTTGCATAAAACATACCTGGCTGCGGGATCTAAAAGAAAATTTAGAGTTGACTGATGATATCAGTATACAGAGGTATGTGAGGTGCCATATTATGTTGCTGATCGGGACGATCTTGTTTGGGGATAAGTCTGGGGCAGGTGTGCACTGGAAATTTCTACCCTTGCTACGTGATTTTGTTAGTATTGGACAATATAGTTGGGGAGCGGCATGCCTAGCACACCTCTACAGGGCGTTATGCAGGGCATCTCGTTTTAACTGCAAGGAAATAGATGGTCCACTAACGCTTCTACTCGGTTGGGCTTGGATCAGGCTACCATATCTATCGCCGCTACCTAGGGAACCCCGAAGTTTTTCACTAGCAAACAG GTGGCGGAACTGGGAGCGTGGTGATCAACGATATAGATATCTGAAGTTAGCTCACTTTAGGAAGGCATTCGATGAACTTCAGGAAGGGCAG TTTGTTTGGGTTCCTTATGCTGTGGATCACGTGGATCCGAACATCATTCCTCCTGAAATTTACATGCAGTCGGTTGTCTGGAGCGCTACAGTTCCGTTGGTATCATTTGAATGTATCGAGTGGCATGCTACCGATAGGTTTAGGCGACAGTTTGGTTTTGTTCAAGGACTACCTAATCAGGAGCGGAATCTAGAAAAGGCGCATGGAGAAGTCCTGACTAGTCCCAAGAATCTTAACTGGGCCACGGCACCGAGTCATTCAATTTGGGTGATGCATTGGTCAAACAGGTATAACTACGTTCTATCTGAGCTTCccatgccttcacagcatccaTTAGATAGTTACATGCATTGGTACCGATCAAAATTTGGGGACCACTTGAACTTGTCAAATCTTGTGGGTCAAGAGAATGATGAAGGTGATCAGGATATGGATGAGGGTGATCAGGATATGGATGAGGATAATCAGGATACCGATGAGGGTAGTTAG
- the LOC140180094 gene encoding uncharacterized protein, with the protein MTWWVIFEYCIEYFGVITPVLGHSDIDIRGRCGSTKCVTSDYGNGGKRIQTVLKGARNLPITAFVKATFYRLNELFTRKRAEAKVWINAGHVFSDVVTSKLHANQLASGNIQVSCFDRQNEVFEVREMPSGLEFAVDLRGLRCDCGEFQVDRIPCRHMFACCANQRLDWKLYVHDVYKMDQVRRVYRARFRPLGNPTTWPAYNGPRFVPNPYLRRVSKGCPRMTCFLNEMDTRMLRRPRRCRLCGAEGHSCSRCRQSVGTNADGDAQ; encoded by the exons ATGACTTGGTGGGTGATATTCGAGTACTGCATCGAGTAttttggagttattacccctgtattagggcattcagacatt GATATTCGAGGACGGTGCGGGAGTACGAAGTGTGTTACCAGCGATTACGGGAACGGGGGGAAGCGTATACAAACTG tgttgaagggtgcacgcaatctTCCCATTACTGCTTTTGTAAAGGCAACATTCTACAGGCTAAACGAGCTGTTCACCAGAAAAAGAGCGGAGGCAAAAGTGTGGATTAATGCTGGCCATGTGTTCTCCGATGTCGTGACCTCGAAGTTGCATGCAAACCAACTTGCATCAGGAAACATTCAGGTCAGTTGCTTTGACCGGCAGAATGAGGTCTTTGAGGTGCGTGAGATGCCAAGCGGACTGGAGTTTGCAGTCGATCTACGTGGCCTTCGATGTGACTGTGGTGAGTTCCAGGTAGACCGGATCCCCTGCAGACATATGTTCGCATGTTGCGCCAACCAGCGACTGGATTGGAAACTGTATGTGCATGATGTGTATAAGATGGACCAAGTTCGGCGGGTGTACCGAGCAAGGTTTAGGCCACTAGGTAACCCTACGACATGGCCTGCGTACAACGGTCCTCGTTTCGTACCGAATCCATACCTGAGACGCGTCTCGAAAGGTTGTCCCAGGATGACGtgcttcttgaatgagatggacacgcGAATGTTACGTCGTCCTAGGCGATGTAGGCTATGTGGAGCTGAGGGACATAGTTGTAGTAGATGCCGTCAGTCAGTTGGTACAAATGCCGACGGAGATGCTCAATAG